In a single window of the Pseudohongiella acticola genome:
- a CDS encoding CgeB family protein: MAVVRALDELGHDVEAFYWCNYFNSREPLLHFWKRIQNKFLLGPAIFKINADLVQVVARFRPDLVFIYRGTHILASTINAIKQSAPGCVVFGYNNDDPFAEGHSPFLWRHFLKSTPSYDLMFAYRHHNIGEYLSIGAKRAELLRSWYLPWSNCPVVLDDSDRARYECDVVFAGHFEDDGRLQLLEKIVSSGFSLRLYGPPGEWDRLIEKSPILNHIAPIRQIWGDEYNKAISGAKIALCFLSKLNRDTYTRRCFELPAMGTLLLSEYSNDLASLYSEGEEAEFFRSSDELLFKISKYIKNEKDRCRIAGNGKKRVVDDGHDIFSRMSYVLSFSNGIPD, encoded by the coding sequence GTGGCAGTAGTACGAGCTCTCGATGAGTTGGGTCATGATGTCGAAGCATTCTACTGGTGCAACTATTTTAATTCTCGTGAACCATTGTTGCATTTCTGGAAGCGTATTCAGAACAAGTTTCTACTTGGTCCCGCTATTTTTAAGATCAATGCTGATCTTGTTCAAGTAGTGGCCCGGTTCAGGCCAGATCTTGTATTCATTTATCGTGGTACTCATATTCTTGCATCTACTATTAATGCTATAAAGCAGAGTGCCCCTGGTTGTGTTGTTTTCGGATATAACAATGATGACCCTTTTGCAGAGGGTCACTCGCCTTTTCTCTGGCGCCATTTCCTAAAAAGTACACCATCGTATGATTTAATGTTTGCTTATCGCCATCATAACATTGGTGAGTATTTAAGCATCGGTGCGAAAAGGGCTGAATTGCTAAGATCATGGTATTTGCCATGGTCTAACTGCCCAGTTGTTCTTGACGATTCTGATAGAGCACGCTACGAGTGCGATGTGGTATTTGCTGGTCATTTCGAGGACGATGGGCGACTTCAGTTACTTGAGAAAATAGTGAGTTCTGGGTTTAGTCTGCGTCTATATGGTCCTCCAGGTGAATGGGATCGTTTGATTGAGAAGTCGCCGATATTGAATCACATCGCCCCTATTCGTCAGATTTGGGGCGATGAGTATAACAAGGCGATTAGTGGGGCCAAAATTGCTCTTTGCTTCCTTTCGAAACTCAATCGTGATACTTACACAAGACGTTGTTTTGAGTTGCCAGCTATGGGTACGCTCTTGCTATCGGAGTACTCTAATGACCTGGCATCTCTCTATTCGGAAGGCGAAGAAGCAGAATTTTTTAGAAGCAGCGATGAGTTATTATTCAAAATTTCAAAGTATATCAAGAACGAAAAAGATCGCTGTCGAATTGCCGGAAATGGAAAGAAAAGAGTCGTTGACGATGGGCATGATATATTTTCTCGGATGAGTTATGTACTTAGCTTTTCTAATGGTATACCGGATTAG
- a CDS encoding methyltransferase domain-containing protein, producing the protein MKKIVKKVKWSLRRLRLKIPKEALVLEVGSGGNPYPRANVLLDAYEDTQERHWEELVHDRPTVLSFGENLPFKDKAFDFVVAAHVLEHTPFPEKFLHELQRVACAGYIETPDAFMERINPYMDHRLEVTLRDGSLVIFKKASWLNEPELVELYEARAKKIITQETIPQHAEEFHMRYHWKDKIDFKVVDPEIDATWDPPSKKNVISALSNGPRYKLRKLALIFISRIFSQNRRNAKLDVISLMRCPECISEDLARKSLSEVVCKNCSSSYKVDDMVYKLYNGNSSI; encoded by the coding sequence ATGAAAAAAATTGTGAAGAAGGTTAAGTGGTCTCTGCGTCGACTAAGGCTGAAGATTCCGAAAGAAGCTTTGGTGCTGGAAGTTGGGTCTGGGGGTAATCCTTATCCGAGAGCAAATGTGCTACTAGATGCATATGAAGATACCCAAGAGCGACACTGGGAGGAACTTGTACATGATCGCCCCACGGTTCTTTCGTTTGGTGAAAATCTTCCTTTTAAAGATAAAGCTTTTGACTTTGTGGTCGCAGCCCATGTTCTTGAACACACGCCATTCCCTGAAAAATTTCTACACGAGCTGCAGCGAGTTGCTTGCGCTGGATATATTGAAACTCCTGATGCGTTTATGGAGCGAATAAATCCCTATATGGATCATCGGCTCGAAGTGACTTTGCGCGATGGAAGCTTAGTGATTTTCAAGAAAGCAAGTTGGCTTAATGAGCCAGAGTTAGTTGAGCTATACGAAGCTCGCGCAAAGAAAATAATTACACAAGAAACGATTCCGCAGCACGCAGAAGAGTTCCACATGCGTTATCATTGGAAGGATAAGATAGATTTTAAAGTCGTAGATCCAGAGATTGATGCAACGTGGGACCCTCCTTCTAAAAAAAATGTAATATCTGCTCTTTCAAATGGCCCTAGGTATAAACTCAGAAAATTGGCCTTGATCTTTATTAGTAGAATATTCTCTCAAAATAGGAGAAACGCCAAGCTCGACGTTATCTCACTTATGCGCTGTCCTGAATGTATTTCAGAAGACCTTGCGAGAAAGTCCTTGTCTGAAGTGGTTTGCAAGAATTGCAGTTCAAGTTATAAAGTTGATGATATGGTATACAAATTATATAATGGTAATTCTAGTATATGA
- a CDS encoding glycosyltransferase family 2 protein, which yields MMLPFLSICIPSYNRPGQLEKLLGSIDCDPELVEVVVCEDNAPKRLAVRETIKRFSKTSRYLTHYYENATNLGFDGNLRRLVECASGDFIVFMGDDDLFVPGALNQLLEFLDSHRDKPYVLRTYLTEHPDGRTEYYRYLPETTVLPKGEATVAWLFKRSVTICGFTVSRAEALKYATADLDGTLLYQVYLMSQVCLQNDSIYCDIPVAHAVQSFRDDKPMFGSSESEKSRFTPGSVSHDNSINFTKAYFEVTSYLDQQHGTELTKLVRVDLSKYSYPFLSIQRKRGIRSFLNYAKRLEVEVGFGCTRYFYLYKWALLLLGENICDRLIVRIKRIVGHTPNF from the coding sequence ATGATGCTGCCATTTCTATCCATTTGTATCCCTAGCTACAATCGGCCTGGTCAGCTTGAAAAATTGCTTGGCTCTATCGATTGTGACCCTGAACTTGTTGAAGTGGTCGTCTGTGAAGACAATGCACCTAAAAGGCTTGCGGTACGCGAGACGATTAAACGCTTCTCCAAGACTTCTAGGTATTTAACGCATTATTATGAAAACGCTACAAATCTTGGGTTTGATGGCAATCTACGTAGACTTGTGGAGTGTGCCTCGGGCGATTTCATTGTGTTTATGGGTGACGATGATCTTTTCGTGCCAGGTGCCCTGAATCAATTATTAGAGTTTTTGGATAGTCATCGTGATAAGCCTTATGTGCTACGGACGTATTTGACCGAGCATCCGGATGGGCGAACCGAATACTACCGCTATCTACCGGAAACAACGGTTTTGCCGAAAGGTGAAGCCACTGTTGCCTGGCTGTTCAAACGGAGTGTGACTATCTGTGGGTTCACCGTGTCGCGAGCAGAGGCTTTGAAGTATGCGACAGCTGATCTTGATGGCACTCTTCTTTATCAAGTGTATCTGATGTCACAGGTTTGTTTGCAGAACGATTCCATCTATTGTGATATTCCAGTTGCACATGCTGTCCAGAGTTTTCGAGACGACAAACCGATGTTTGGTTCGTCAGAGTCAGAAAAGAGTCGATTCACACCGGGCAGCGTCTCTCATGACAACTCTATCAACTTCACCAAGGCGTATTTCGAAGTTACTTCATATCTCGACCAACAGCATGGCACCGAACTGACCAAGTTGGTCCGCGTCGATCTGTCCAAATACTCCTATCCATTTCTATCCATACAACGGAAACGTGGCATCCGCTCTTTCTTGAACTATGCCAAACGACTTGAGGTTGAAGTGGGATTTGGCTGCACCAGGTATTTCTACCTTTATAAGTGGGCGCTTTTGTTATTGGGCGAAAATATATGCGACCGGTTGATCGTTAGAATTAAACGAATAGTGGGTCATACCCCGAACTTCTAG
- the asnB gene encoding asparagine synthase (glutamine-hydrolyzing) — translation MCGIVGIASSIPLSQREWLKHGSDAITHRGPDDEGEWWSTDGRVGLAHRRLAILDLSPAGHQPMLDRSSDLSIVFNGEIYNFRDVRKELIAKGHDFHSGSDTEVVLAAYREWGTKCLTHFNGMFAFAIYDAVRQTLFLARDRAGEKPLFYYHYNGELRFASELKALLADPDLPRQIDSDALDCYLSMGYIPGALCILKGYNKLPAAHALSFDLASGKASVWRYWQVPELSDDSASADETSLLDELESLLDDAVRLQMVADVPVGILLSGGVDSSLVTAMAVRHSSKVRTFSIGFSGHGELDETPHARLIARHFGTDHTELTAEPATAELMMALAQQFDEPMADSSMFPTWLVSHLVRQHCTVALGGDGGDELFGGYGHYSRLLVQQRTLSRVPKVLRHGFAQLAESVLPVGVKGRNFLQNLDVDLKCGLSNNSSLFDRTTRKKLLRAFSSHSLAAESTRRARVTAHEDLLQRATRFDFQDYLAEDILVKVDRASMLNSLEVRAPLLDYRLIEFAFGKVPSRLKATETEKKILLKRLTSKLLPPEFDRKRKQGFSIPMASWLKAGPFRELFWDTLTSADCMFDAVTVRGLLDGQDKGRSNGERLFALTQFELWRKTYGASL, via the coding sequence ATGTGTGGAATTGTAGGAATTGCATCCAGTATCCCGTTGTCGCAACGCGAGTGGCTCAAGCACGGCAGCGATGCCATCACGCATCGTGGCCCGGATGATGAAGGGGAGTGGTGGTCAACGGACGGCCGGGTAGGCTTGGCTCATCGCCGCCTGGCAATCCTTGATCTTTCGCCAGCGGGGCATCAGCCGATGCTGGATCGCAGCAGCGATCTGTCTATCGTATTCAACGGCGAGATTTATAACTTTCGTGATGTCCGCAAAGAATTGATAGCAAAGGGTCACGATTTTCACTCTGGTTCTGACACTGAGGTGGTGTTAGCGGCTTACCGGGAATGGGGTACGAAGTGTCTCACTCATTTCAACGGTATGTTTGCGTTTGCGATATACGATGCCGTTCGCCAAACACTTTTTTTGGCTCGTGATCGTGCAGGTGAAAAACCACTATTCTACTACCACTACAATGGCGAATTGCGCTTTGCGTCAGAACTGAAAGCATTGCTGGCGGACCCTGATTTGCCTCGTCAGATCGATTCCGACGCGCTCGACTGTTACCTGTCAATGGGTTATATACCCGGCGCGCTCTGCATTCTAAAGGGGTATAACAAGCTACCCGCGGCGCATGCCTTGAGTTTTGATCTGGCCAGTGGGAAAGCGTCGGTGTGGCGCTACTGGCAGGTGCCCGAGCTCTCTGATGACAGTGCTTCAGCCGATGAAACGTCTCTTCTGGATGAACTGGAATCGCTGCTGGATGACGCAGTACGCCTGCAGATGGTGGCTGATGTGCCTGTCGGTATCTTGCTGAGCGGCGGGGTCGACTCGAGTCTGGTGACAGCGATGGCGGTTCGGCATTCCAGCAAGGTTCGCACCTTCAGTATCGGTTTTTCAGGACATGGCGAGCTTGATGAAACACCCCATGCGCGCCTGATTGCCAGGCACTTTGGGACTGATCATACAGAGCTGACTGCGGAGCCTGCGACTGCTGAACTAATGATGGCATTGGCGCAGCAATTCGATGAGCCAATGGCTGATTCATCCATGTTTCCGACCTGGCTCGTGAGTCACCTGGTACGTCAACATTGCACTGTTGCCTTGGGCGGAGACGGTGGCGACGAACTCTTTGGTGGTTATGGGCATTATAGCCGCCTGCTTGTGCAGCAACGCACGTTAAGCCGTGTGCCCAAGGTTTTGCGTCATGGCTTCGCTCAGCTTGCAGAGTCAGTGCTGCCTGTTGGCGTTAAGGGGCGCAATTTTTTACAAAATCTTGACGTGGATCTCAAATGTGGTTTGTCTAACAATTCCAGTCTATTCGACAGAACAACACGCAAGAAGCTACTTCGTGCATTTTCCTCGCACAGCTTAGCTGCTGAGTCTACTAGGCGCGCACGCGTGACTGCGCATGAAGACCTGTTACAGCGTGCCACTCGTTTCGATTTTCAAGACTATCTCGCGGAAGATATCCTGGTTAAAGTTGATCGGGCCAGTATGCTGAACTCACTGGAAGTTCGCGCTCCATTGCTGGACTATCGCTTGATCGAATTCGCATTTGGTAAGGTGCCGTCTCGATTGAAGGCGACTGAGACCGAAAAAAAGATACTGCTGAAGCGCCTAACGTCGAAACTGTTGCCGCCTGAGTTCGACCGAAAACGCAAGCAGGGCTTCTCCATTCCAATGGCCTCATGGCTAAAGGCTGGCCCATTCAGAGAGCTTTTCTGGGACACACTTACCAGCGCAGACTGCATGTTTGATGCGGTGACTGTGAGGGGGCTGCTGGACGGTCAGGACAAAGGTCGCAGCAATGGTGAGCGACTGTTTGCGTTGACCCAGTTCGAACTGTGGCGCAAGACCTATGGTGCGAGCCTTTGA
- the galE gene encoding UDP-glucose 4-epimerase GalE — translation MIVLVTGGLGYIGSHACVALLEAGYDVVVLDNLATGKEEVVTRIEKITGRRLVLVIGDIRDRSILNKVFDNHDIGAVLHFAGLKSPSESLLMPLAYFDCNVTGSITLLEEMQKRDIKTLVFSSSATVYGLPEEMPVTESCRAESPTNPYGKSKLMVEQVLRDLTATESEWRVACLRYFNPVSAHRSGLLGEDPVTAPNNLMPYVTRVAAGRLSELTVFGDDYPTSDGTGVRDYIHVQDLAEGHVATLRYLTSAEGFSVFNLGTGRGISVLELIRKFEEVSGKPIPYTVGPRRQGDVAECWADPAKAQRLMGWQALLTIDDMCRDAWQWEQNCQSHV, via the coding sequence ATGATTGTGTTGGTAACAGGCGGTCTCGGATATATTGGCAGCCATGCCTGTGTGGCGCTGCTGGAAGCTGGATACGACGTGGTCGTTCTGGATAACCTGGCTACCGGCAAAGAAGAGGTAGTTACGCGTATTGAGAAAATCACCGGTCGCAGATTGGTGTTGGTGATTGGCGATATTCGTGATCGAAGTATTCTAAACAAGGTATTTGATAATCATGATATCGGCGCTGTGCTGCATTTTGCCGGCCTGAAATCTCCATCGGAATCGCTGTTGATGCCACTGGCCTATTTCGACTGCAATGTCACTGGCAGCATTACTTTGCTGGAAGAAATGCAAAAAAGGGATATCAAGACCCTGGTGTTCAGCTCGTCTGCCACGGTCTATGGCTTGCCGGAAGAGATGCCGGTGACTGAATCATGCCGTGCCGAATCACCAACCAATCCGTATGGCAAATCCAAATTGATGGTTGAGCAGGTCCTCAGGGATCTGACAGCGACCGAGTCTGAATGGCGCGTCGCTTGCCTGCGCTACTTTAATCCGGTTAGTGCGCACAGAAGCGGGTTGTTGGGCGAAGATCCAGTGACAGCCCCTAACAACCTCATGCCCTATGTAACCCGCGTGGCTGCCGGCAGACTTTCCGAGCTGACGGTTTTTGGTGATGACTACCCGACATCAGATGGTACCGGCGTGCGTGATTACATTCATGTCCAGGACCTGGCCGAGGGACACGTTGCGACTCTACGGTACTTGACGTCTGCCGAAGGTTTTTCCGTTTTTAATCTTGGCACCGGCCGCGGCATTTCGGTGCTGGAACTGATCCGTAAATTCGAGGAAGTAAGCGGCAAGCCTATCCCCTATACGGTCGGCCCCCGGCGCCAGGGCGACGTTGCCGAGTGTTGGGCAGATCCTGCAAAGGCTCAGCGGCTCATGGGATGGCAGGCTCTGCTGACCATCGATGATATGTGCCGGGATGCCTGGCAGTGGGAGCAAAATTGTCAGTCGCACGTCTGA
- a CDS encoding glycosyltransferase family 4 protein, producing MHLAIDASNLRLGGGVTHLSKLLSAADPQKAGIRKISVWACQSTAATLPSRPWLDVCSPDWIESGLFSRMFAQQFRLAKEVESHGCDILFSPGGTLARRVSIPTVTMSQNMLPFEASEAARFGIPSVMWLKMKLLRMSQGRSFREADGLIFLTQYAKDAITQALGHLDNQTICIPHGIETRFVCAPRKQRLLADCTFANPFRLLYVSIAMPYKHQIPVAFAVKRLRDKGLPVEVQFVGASWGRYGSLLRSTLDQLDPDGEFLQWSGSLPFEQLHDVYMNADAFVFASSCENLPNIMIEAMAAGLPIASSRKGPMPEVLGEAGVYFDPDDPDSVTQALETLAIDATKRTEIAQLAWQKATVYSWERCADETLAFIAKVAE from the coding sequence ATGCACCTTGCGATAGACGCCAGTAATCTCCGGTTAGGCGGTGGCGTTACCCACCTGTCGAAATTGCTGTCTGCGGCTGATCCGCAAAAGGCAGGCATCAGGAAGATCAGTGTATGGGCCTGTCAGTCCACGGCGGCAACCTTGCCCAGTCGTCCCTGGCTGGACGTCTGTAGTCCAGACTGGATAGAGTCGGGGCTGTTCAGCAGAATGTTTGCCCAGCAGTTTCGACTGGCGAAGGAAGTCGAGTCACACGGCTGCGATATATTGTTCTCACCAGGCGGCACCTTGGCTCGCCGTGTCTCTATACCGACAGTAACCATGTCGCAGAATATGCTGCCATTTGAAGCCTCTGAAGCGGCACGCTTTGGCATACCCAGTGTCATGTGGCTGAAAATGAAGCTACTGCGTATGTCTCAGGGACGATCTTTCCGGGAAGCTGATGGTTTAATATTCCTTACCCAGTACGCCAAGGATGCGATTACTCAAGCCCTCGGCCATCTTGATAACCAGACCATCTGTATTCCGCACGGCATTGAAACCAGATTTGTGTGCGCGCCAAGGAAACAAAGGCTGTTGGCTGATTGTACTTTTGCTAATCCATTCCGCCTGTTGTACGTTTCTATCGCGATGCCTTACAAACACCAGATACCTGTCGCTTTTGCTGTGAAGCGATTGAGGGATAAGGGTTTACCGGTGGAGGTTCAGTTTGTCGGGGCATCCTGGGGGCGTTATGGCAGTTTGCTGCGCAGCACCCTTGATCAACTGGACCCGGATGGCGAGTTCCTGCAGTGGTCTGGAAGCTTGCCGTTTGAGCAGCTTCACGATGTCTATATGAATGCAGATGCGTTCGTATTTGCGTCCAGCTGTGAAAACCTGCCTAATATCATGATAGAAGCGATGGCAGCGGGGCTGCCAATCGCGTCGTCGCGGAAAGGGCCAATGCCCGAAGTCCTGGGGGAGGCCGGTGTCTATTTTGACCCGGACGATCCCGATTCTGTCACGCAGGCGCTGGAAACGTTAGCCATTGATGC